From a region of the Candidatus Poribacteria bacterium genome:
- a CDS encoding NADH-quinone oxidoreductase subunit N codes for MPIEINWQLLMPELIIALTLLIVLVFDLFDSISKTVLGWMTIVGAGIALWVSIQMHQAGTVGTQFSEMLKVDNFSLFFNIIFLVSTILVALISISYLGGRDRKQGPYYLLILLATLGMMLMAAGNELIIIFLGLELMSLSLYILAGYFRESPASSEAGMKYLLLGAFASAFFLYGIALIYGGAGTTSVPAIAEAIAAPNKSPLLLAGMFLLIVGFGFKVAIVPFHQWAPDVYEGAPTTIAAFISAGPKAAGFAAFLRIFMEALPNLQVEWSGVIILLAMLTMTVGNVIAIAQTNIKRMLAYSSIAHAGYILIGLAAANSEGISSAMLYLLVYCVMNIGAFGAVILAKTADGESLMISDYAGLGLRKPLLAMFMTVMLLSLAGFPPTAGFVGKFYIFKSAVGAGHIWLVIIGAVNTAISAFYYLRVVVTMYMREPEEELEFSPYSSTLVIGLVIAAIGVLLIGILPSLMLNPAQNSVF; via the coding sequence ATGCCGATAGAGATTAACTGGCAATTGCTGATGCCAGAACTGATTATCGCTTTGACGTTGCTTATTGTCCTCGTCTTCGACCTTTTTGATTCTATTTCAAAAACGGTTCTCGGCTGGATGACAATCGTTGGTGCTGGAATCGCCTTATGGGTCTCCATTCAGATGCATCAAGCAGGCACAGTTGGCACTCAATTCAGCGAAATGCTTAAGGTAGATAATTTCTCTCTCTTTTTTAATATTATCTTCCTTGTCTCAACAATTTTAGTTGCCCTGATCTCAATAAGCTACTTAGGGGGTAGAGACAGAAAGCAGGGTCCCTACTACCTACTTATCCTGCTTGCGACGCTCGGCATGATGTTGATGGCTGCAGGCAACGAGTTGATTATCATTTTCTTGGGCTTAGAACTGATGTCGCTATCGCTGTATATTTTGGCGGGTTACTTCCGAGAGAGTCCTGCTTCAAGCGAGGCGGGAATGAAGTACTTGCTGCTCGGTGCGTTTGCAAGCGCGTTTTTCCTTTACGGCATTGCGTTGATTTACGGTGGTGCCGGAACGACGAGTGTCCCGGCAATCGCTGAGGCAATTGCGGCTCCGAATAAATCACCACTACTGTTAGCAGGAATGTTTTTGTTGATCGTTGGGTTCGGATTCAAGGTGGCGATCGTCCCGTTCCACCAGTGGGCACCCGATGTCTACGAGGGCGCGCCGACAACGATAGCGGCGTTTATCTCGGCAGGACCGAAGGCAGCGGGATTTGCGGCGTTCCTGAGGATTTTCATGGAGGCGTTACCAAACCTGCAAGTCGAATGGAGCGGCGTTATCATTCTATTAGCGATGTTGACAATGACGGTTGGAAATGTCATTGCGATTGCACAAACCAACATCAAACGGATGTTGGCGTATTCGAGTATTGCACATGCCGGCTACATCCTGATAGGTTTAGCAGCGGCAAACAGCGAAGGTATCTCCAGCGCAATGCTGTACCTCCTTGTCTACTGCGTGATGAATATTGGAGCATTCGGTGCGGTTATTTTGGCAAAAACCGCTGATGGCGAGAGTCTCATGATTTCCGACTATGCCGGACTCGGACTGCGAAAACCGTTGCTTGCTATGTTTATGACGGTCATGCTTTTGTCGCTCGCCGGTTTTCCACCGACTGCTGGCTTTGTTGGGAAATTCTACATCTTCAAGTCTGCAGTTGGTGCAGGGCATATCTGGCTCGTTATTATCGGTGCCGTTAACACTGCCATATCAGCATTCTATTATCTGCGCGTCGTCGTAACAATGTATATGCGTGAACCGGAAGAGGAGTTGGAATTTAGTCCGTATTCCTCAACCCTTGTCATCGGATTAGTTATCGCAGCGATTGGTGTGTTGCTTATCGGTATTTTACCATCACTGATGCTCAATCCAGCACAAAATTCAGTGTTTTAA
- a CDS encoding Gfo/Idh/MocA family oxidoreductase, whose product MSNVRLGFIGTGGNMNRHLRELTEIGGSQFVAFCDIVLEKAEQAVTQYGGKAYADYNQMLASEELDAVYISIPPFAHGAPERAVINAGLPMFVEKPVHMDAEEAKEIAAEIEEKGIITAAGYQERYLDIIDKAQELLASRRVGFFMGYWMGGMPGGWWREKAKSGGQLMEQTTHEFDMARYLFGEVKTVYAVARYDLIPDTDYDIEEASAVSLQFESGVFGIMFSACFTTNGLRRSGLDIFCEDGSLEYHLRRALVLSTADEKTTWNPENNCTIDMDSTFIEAVRTGDGSAIRSPYADAAKTAILSIAANESLETGLPVHLD is encoded by the coding sequence ATGTCAAACGTTAGATTAGGTTTCATCGGTACAGGTGGCAACATGAACCGTCATCTACGCGAATTAACCGAAATTGGTGGCTCACAATTCGTCGCCTTTTGTGATATTGTACTCGAAAAAGCGGAGCAGGCTGTGACGCAATACGGCGGTAAAGCCTACGCTGATTACAATCAGATGTTGGCGAGCGAGGAATTAGATGCCGTCTATATCTCAATCCCGCCATTTGCCCACGGTGCCCCAGAACGCGCTGTTATCAACGCTGGACTCCCGATGTTTGTGGAAAAACCGGTACACATGGATGCCGAGGAAGCAAAGGAAATCGCAGCGGAGATAGAAGAAAAAGGCATCATCACCGCTGCTGGGTATCAGGAACGTTACCTTGATATTATCGACAAAGCGCAAGAACTCCTTGCGTCACGGCGCGTTGGGTTCTTCATGGGCTATTGGATGGGCGGAATGCCGGGTGGATGGTGGCGTGAGAAGGCAAAATCGGGTGGGCAGCTCATGGAGCAGACGACGCACGAATTTGATATGGCGCGCTACCTCTTCGGCGAAGTCAAAACCGTCTACGCTGTGGCACGCTACGATCTGATTCCGGACACCGATTACGATATTGAAGAAGCATCTGCGGTTTCTCTGCAATTTGAGAGCGGTGTTTTCGGGATAATGTTCTCCGCCTGTTTCACAACAAATGGGCTGCGGCGTTCTGGGTTAGACATCTTCTGTGAAGATGGTTCGCTTGAATACCATCTCCGTCGCGCGCTCGTGCTCTCCACTGCCGATGAGAAAACCACGTGGAATCCAGAAAACAATTGCACGATTGACATGGATAGCACCTTTATTGAGGCAGTTCGCACAGGAGATGGCAGCGCAATCCGATCACCTTATGCCGATGCCGCGAAAACCGCCATTTTATCCATCGCTGCCAACGAATCCCTTGAAACAGGTCTACCTGTCCATTTAGACTAA